A DNA window from Enterobacter cloacae subsp. cloacae ATCC 13047 contains the following coding sequences:
- a CDS encoding IS110-like element IS4321 family transposase: protein MENIALIGIDLGKNSFHIHCQDRRGKAVYRKKFTRPKLIEFLATCPATTIAMEACGGSHFMARKLEELGHSPKLISPQFVRPFVKSNKNDFVDAEAICEAASRPSMRFVQPRTESQQAMRALHRVRESLVQDKVKTTNQMHAFLLEFGISVPRGAAVISRLSTILEDNSLPLYLSQLLLKLQQHYHYLVEQIKDLESQLKRKLDEDEVGQRLLSIPCVGTLTASTISTEIGDGKQYASSRDFAAATGLVPRQYSTGGRTTLLGISKRGNKKIRTLLVQCARVFIQKLEHQSGKLADWVRDLLCRKSNFVVTCALANKLARIAWALTARQQTYVA, encoded by the coding sequence ATGGAAAACATTGCGCTCATTGGTATCGATCTGGGTAAAAACTCTTTCCATATTCATTGCCAGGATCGTCGCGGGAAGGCTGTTTACCGTAAAAAATTTACCCGGCCAAAGTTGATCGAATTTTTGGCGACATGCCCCGCTACAACCATCGCAATGGAAGCCTGTGGCGGTTCTCACTTTATGGCACGCAAGTTGGAAGAGTTGGGGCATTCCCCAAAGCTGATATCACCACAATTTGTCCGCCCGTTCGTTAAAAGCAATAAAAACGACTTTGTCGACGCCGAAGCTATTTGTGAAGCTGCATCGCGTCCGTCTATGCGTTTTGTGCAGCCCAGAACGGAATCTCAGCAGGCAATGCGGGCTCTGCATCGTGTCCGTGAATCCCTGGTTCAGGATAAGGTAAAAACAACCAATCAAATGCATGCTTTTCTGCTGGAATTTGGCATTAGCGTTCCCCGAGGAGCTGCCGTTATTAGCCGACTGAGTACCATTCTTGAGGATAATAGTTTGCCTCTTTACCTCAGCCAGTTATTGCTGAAATTACAACAGCATTATCACTATCTTGTTGAGCAGATTAAAGATTTGGAATCCCAGTTGAAACGAAAGTTGGACGAAGATGAGGTTGGACAGCGCTTGCTGAGCATTCCCTGCGTCGGAACACTGACAGCGAGTACTATTTCAACTGAGATTGGCGACGGGAAGCAGTACGCCAGCAGCCGTGACTTTGCGGCGGCAACAGGGCTTGTACCTCGGCAGTACAGCACGGGAGGTAGGACGACATTGCTGGGAATTAGTAAGCGAGGTAATAAAAAGATCCGAACTTTGTTGGTTCAATGTGCCAGGGTATTCATACAAAAACTGGAACACCAGTCTGGCAAATTGGCCGATTGGGTCAGGGATTTACTGTGCCGGAAAAGCAACTTTGTCGTCACTTGTGCTCTGGCAAACAAGCTGGCCAGAATAGCCTGGGCCCTAACGGCACGACAGCAAACTTATGTAGCATAA
- the merF gene encoding mercury resistance system transport protein MerF, with the protein MKDPKTLLRVSIIGTTLVALCCFTPVLVILLGVVGLSALTGYLDYVLLPALAIFIGLTIYAIQRKRQADACCTPKFNGVKK; encoded by the coding sequence ATGAAAGACCCGAAGACACTGCTGCGGGTCAGCATCATTGGCACAACCCTCGTGGCGCTGTGTTGCTTCACCCCTGTTCTGGTCATTTTGCTCGGTGTGGTCGGCTTGTCCGCGCTGACCGGCTATCTGGACTATGTGCTGCTGCCTGCGCTGGCGATTTTCATCGGCTTGACCATCTACGCCATCCAACGAAAACGCCAAGCCGATGCCTGCTGCACCCCGAAATTCAATGGAGTAAAAAAATGA
- a CDS encoding Mu transposase C-terminal domain-containing protein → MTSDTPPIAAQGVATLPDEAWAQARHRTEIIGPLAALEVVGHEAADEAAQALGLSRRQVYVLIRRARQGTGLVTDLTPGRSGGGKGKGRLPEPVERIIRELLQKRFLTKQKRSLAAFHREVAQACKTQKLPVPARNTVAQRIAGLHPAKIARSRGGQDAARPLQGAGGIPPEVTMPLEQVQIDHTVIDLIVVDERDRQPIGRPYLTLAIDVFTRCVLGMVVTLEAPSAVSVGLCLAHAACDKRPWLEGLNVEMDWPMSGKPRLLYLDNAAEFKSEALRRGCEQHGIRLDYRPPGQPHYGGIVERIIGTAMQMIHDELPGTTFSNPGQRGEYDSEKMATLTLRELERWLALAVGTYHGSVHNGLLQPPAARWAEAVERVGVPAVVTRPTAFLVDFLPVIRRTLTRTGFVIDHIHYYADALKPWIARRERLPAFLIRRDPRDISRIWVLEPEGQHYLEIHYRTLSHPAVTLWEQRQALAKLRQLGREQVDESALFRMIGQMREIVTTAQKATRKARRDADRRQHLKTSEPPAKPIPPDVDMADPQADNLPPAKPFDQIEEW, encoded by the coding sequence ATGACATCAGACACTCCACCGATTGCCGCGCAAGGCGTGGCCACCCTGCCCGACGAGGCATGGGCGCAAGCCCGGCACCGGACGGAAATCATCGGGCCACTGGCAGCGCTTGAGGTGGTCGGGCATGAAGCCGCCGATGAGGCAGCCCAAGCGCTGGGCCTGTCCCGGCGACAGGTATATGTCCTGATCCGTCGCGCCCGGCAGGGTACTGGCCTGGTAACAGACCTGACGCCCGGCCGATCCGGCGGCGGCAAAGGCAAGGGGCGCTTGCCGGAACCGGTCGAGCGCATCATCCGCGAGCTGCTGCAAAAGCGCTTCCTGACCAAGCAGAAACGCAGCCTGGCGGCGTTCCACCGCGAAGTCGCGCAGGCGTGCAAAACCCAGAAGCTGCCGGTGCCGGCGCGCAACACCGTGGCCCAGCGGATTGCCGGACTACATCCGGCGAAAATAGCCCGCAGCCGGGGCGGGCAGGACGCTGCCCGTCCCTTGCAAGGCGCGGGTGGCATTCCGCCCGAAGTCACCATGCCGCTGGAACAGGTGCAGATCGACCACACCGTCATCGACCTGATCGTGGTCGACGAGCGCGACCGGCAACCGATTGGCCGCCCATATTTGACCCTCGCCATCGACGTGTTCACGCGCTGCGTACTCGGCATGGTGGTCACGCTGGAAGCGCCGTCCGCCGTCTCGGTCGGCCTATGCCTCGCGCATGCCGCCTGCGACAAGCGGCCCTGGCTGGAAGGGCTGAATGTGGAAATGGACTGGCCGATGAGCGGCAAGCCCAGGCTGCTCTATCTGGACAACGCGGCCGAGTTCAAAAGCGAAGCGCTGCGCCGTGGCTGCGAACAGCATGGCATCCGGCTGGACTATCGCCCACCAGGCCAGCCGCACTACGGCGGCATCGTGGAACGGATCATCGGCACGGCGATGCAGATGATCCACGACGAATTACCGGGGACGACCTTCTCCAATCCCGGCCAGCGCGGCGAGTACGATTCCGAGAAGATGGCCACCCTGACGCTGCGCGAGCTGGAGCGCTGGCTCGCGTTGGCGGTAGGCACCTATCACGGCTCCGTGCACAACGGCCTGCTCCAGCCGCCGGCCGCGCGCTGGGCCGAGGCCGTGGAGCGCGTTGGCGTCCCGGCCGTCGTTACCCGCCCCACCGCGTTTTTGGTCGATTTCCTGCCGGTGATCCGCCGCACCCTGACCCGCACCGGCTTTGTCATCGACCACATCCACTACTACGCCGACGCCCTCAAGCCGTGGATTGCCCGGCGCGAGCGCTTGCCCGCCTTCCTGATCCGGCGCGATCCGCGCGACATCAGCCGCATCTGGGTACTGGAACCGGAAGGTCAGCACTATCTGGAGATCCACTACCGCACCTTGTCCCATCCGGCCGTCACCCTCTGGGAACAACGCCAGGCGCTGGCCAAATTGCGTCAGCTCGGGCGCGAGCAGGTGGACGAGTCGGCGCTGTTCCGCATGATCGGGCAGATGCGCGAGATCGTGACCACCGCCCAGAAGGCCACGCGCAAGGCGCGGCGCGACGCTGATCGCCGCCAGCACCTCAAGACGTCGGAGCCACCGGCCAAGCCCATACCGCCGGATGTGGACATGGCTGACCCGCAGGCAGACAACCTGCCGCCGGCCAAACCGTTCGATCAGATCGAGGAGTGGTAG
- a CDS encoding recombinase family protein, translated as MLIGYMRVSKADGSQATDLQRDALIAAGVDPVHLYEDQASGMREDRPGLTSCLKALRTGDTLVVWKLDRLGRDLRHLINTVHDLTGRGIGLKVLTGHGAAIDTTTAAGKLVFGIFAALAEFERELIAERTIAGLASARARGRKGGRPFKMTAAKLRLAMAAMGQPETKVGDLCQELGVTRQTLYRHVSPKGELRPDGEKLLSRI; from the coding sequence ATGCTGATAGGCTACATGCGGGTATCGAAGGCGGACGGCTCCCAGGCTACCGATTTGCAGCGCGACGCGCTGATTGCCGCCGGGGTCGATCCAGTACATCTTTACGAGGACCAGGCATCCGGCATGCGCGAGGATCGGCCCGGCTTGACGAGCTGCCTGAAGGCGTTGCGAACTGGCGACACACTGGTCGTGTGGAAACTGGATCGGCTCGGACGCGACCTGCGACATCTCATCAACACCGTGCACGACCTGACTGGGCGCGGCATCGGCTTGAAGGTATTAACCGGGCACGGCGCGGCCATCGACACCACGACCGCCGCCGGCAAGCTGGTCTTTGGCATCTTCGCCGCCCTGGCCGAGTTCGAGCGCGAGTTGATCGCGGAGCGCACGATTGCCGGCCTAGCCTCGGCCCGCGCGCGCGGGCGGAAAGGCGGCCGGCCGTTCAAGATGACCGCCGCCAAGCTGCGGCTGGCGATGGCGGCAATGGGTCAGCCAGAGACCAAGGTCGGCGACCTGTGCCAGGAACTTGGCGTCACGCGGCAGACCCTGTATCGGCATGTTTCACCCAAGGGTGAGCTACGTCCAGATGGCGAGAAGCTACTCAGCCGAATTTGA
- a CDS encoding ArsR/SmtB family transcription factor — translation METINAVAALAAIAQESRLAVFRLLVQAGPAGMAAGKISEAAGIPPSSLSFHLKELAHAGMVTSRQEGRFVIYEANFSTATNLVAFLTENCCGGQVCNLSCTTEAGKVLA, via the coding sequence ATGGAAACGATAAATGCTGTAGCCGCCCTGGCGGCCATCGCTCAAGAATCGCGCCTCGCGGTGTTCCGGCTTCTCGTCCAGGCCGGCCCCGCCGGCATGGCCGCCGGAAAAATCAGCGAAGCGGCCGGCATCCCGCCGTCTTCGCTATCCTTCCACCTGAAAGAGCTGGCACACGCCGGCATGGTCACGTCGCGGCAAGAAGGCCGATTTGTGATCTACGAGGCGAACTTTTCGACGGCCACTAACCTGGTGGCCTTTCTCACGGAAAACTGCTGCGGCGGCCAGGTGTGCAACCTGTCTTGCACCACGGAAGCCGGGAAGGTGTTGGCATGA
- the merD gene encoding mercury resistance co-regulator MerD: MSAYTVSRLALDAGVSVHIVRDYLLRGLLRPVACTPGGYGLFDDAALQRLCFVRAAFEAGIGLDALARLCRALDAADGDEAAAQLAVLRQFVERRREALADLEVQLATMPTEPAQHAESLP; this comes from the coding sequence ATGAGCGCCTACACCGTGTCCCGGCTGGCCCTTGATGCCGGGGTGAGCGTGCATATCGTGCGCGACTACCTGCTGCGCGGATTGCTGCGTCCGGTGGCGTGCACCCCGGGCGGCTATGGCCTGTTCGATGATGCCGCCTTGCAACGGCTGTGCTTCGTGCGGGCGGCCTTCGAGGCGGGCATCGGCCTGGACGCGCTGGCGCGGCTGTGCCGGGCGCTGGATGCTGCGGACGGCGATGAAGCGGCCGCGCAGCTTGCCGTTCTGCGCCAGTTCGTCGAGCGTCGGCGCGAAGCGTTGGCCGATCTGGAGGTGCAGTTGGCCACCATGCCGACCGAGCCGGCACAGCACGCGGAGAGTCTGCCATGA
- the merA gene encoding mercury(II) reductase encodes MTEITVNGMTCTSCATHVKDALEKIPGVNAAVVSYPESRAQVMADTAVSHNQLLAAIAALGYQGSIRVGDFKDEPKIRDALEGAGLHIAIIGSGGAAMAAALKAVEQGATVTLIERGTIGGTCVNIGCVPSKIMIRAAHIAHLRRESPFDGGIAATVPAIDRSKLLAQQQARVDELRHAKYEGILDGNPAITVLHGEARFKDDQSLVVRLNEGGEREVTFDRCLVATGASPAVPPIPGLKESPYWTSTEALVSDTIPARLAVIGSSVVALELAQAFARLGSQVTILARSTLFFREDPAIGEAVTAAFRAEGIEVLEHTQASQVAHVNGEFVLTTGHGELRADKLLVATGRAPNTRSLALDAAGVTVNAQGAIVIDQGMRTSNPNIYAAGDCTDQPQFVYVAAAAGTRAAINMTGGDAALNLTAMPAVVFTDPQVATVGYSEAEAHHDGIETDSRTLTLDNVPRALANFDTRGFIKLVIEEGSGRLIGVQAVAPEAGELIQTAVLAIRNRMTVQELADQLFPYLTMVEGLKLAAQTFNKDVKQLSCCAG; translated from the coding sequence ATGACCGAAATCACCGTGAATGGCATGACCTGCACATCCTGCGCCACCCATGTCAAAGATGCTTTGGAAAAGATTCCCGGCGTGAATGCCGCTGTGGTGTCCTATCCAGAAAGCCGCGCGCAAGTCATGGCAGACACCGCCGTGAGCCACAACCAACTGCTGGCCGCCATCGCCGCATTGGGTTATCAAGGCTCGATCCGGGTTGGTGATTTCAAAGATGAACCAAAAATCCGTGATGCACTTGAGGGCGCCGGTTTGCATATCGCCATCATTGGCAGCGGCGGGGCCGCGATGGCGGCGGCGCTGAAGGCCGTCGAGCAAGGCGCGACGGTCACGCTGATCGAACGCGGCACCATCGGCGGCACCTGCGTCAATATCGGCTGTGTGCCGTCCAAGATCATGATCCGCGCTGCCCATATTGCCCATCTGCGCCGGGAAAGTCCGTTCGACGGCGGTATTGCGGCAACTGTGCCTGCGATTGACCGCAGCAAACTGCTGGCCCAGCAGCAGGCCCGTGTCGATGAACTGCGGCACGCCAAATACGAAGGCATCCTGGACGGCAATCCAGCCATCACCGTTTTGCACGGTGAAGCGCGTTTCAAGGACGACCAGAGCCTGGTCGTCCGTTTGAACGAGGGTGGCGAGCGCGAGGTAACGTTCGACCGCTGCCTGGTCGCCACCGGTGCCAGTCCGGCCGTGCCGCCGATTCCGGGCCTGAAAGAGTCACCCTACTGGACTTCCACCGAAGCGCTTGTCAGCGACACCATTCCCGCACGCCTGGCCGTGATCGGTTCGTCGGTGGTGGCGTTGGAACTGGCGCAAGCCTTTGCCCGGCTCGGCAGCCAGGTCACGATCCTGGCACGCAGCACCTTGTTCTTCCGGGAAGACCCGGCCATCGGCGAGGCCGTGACAGCCGCTTTCCGCGCCGAGGGCATCGAGGTGCTGGAGCACACGCAAGCCAGCCAGGTCGCCCATGTGAACGGCGAATTCGTGCTGACCACCGGACACGGTGAATTACGCGCTGACAAGTTGCTGGTTGCCACCGGTCGGGCACCGAATACGCGCAGCCTCGCGCTGGACGCGGCGGGGGTCACTGTCAATGCGCAAGGGGCCATCGTTATCGACCAAGGCATGCGCACGAGCAACCCGAACATCTACGCGGCCGGCGACTGCACCGACCAGCCGCAGTTCGTCTACGTGGCAGCGGCCGCCGGCACCCGTGCCGCGATCAACATGACCGGCGGCGACGCAGCCCTCAATCTGACCGCGATGCCGGCAGTGGTGTTCACCGACCCGCAAGTCGCCACCGTGGGCTACAGCGAGGCGGAAGCGCACCACGATGGCATCGAGACCGACAGTCGCACGCTGACACTCGACAACGTTCCGCGAGCGCTTGCCAACTTCGACACACGCGGCTTCATCAAGCTGGTCATCGAGGAAGGTAGCGGACGGCTCATCGGCGTGCAGGCGGTGGCCCCGGAAGCGGGCGAACTGATCCAGACGGCGGTGCTCGCCATCCGCAACCGCATGACGGTGCAGGAACTGGCCGACCAGTTGTTCCCCTACCTGACAATGGTCGAGGGGTTGAAGCTTGCGGCGCAGACCTTCAACAAGGACGTGAAGCAGCTTTCCTGCTGCGCTGGATAA
- a CDS encoding recombinase family protein: MRRTKPVAAPMVARVYLRVSTDAQDLERQEAITTAAKAAGYYVAGIYREKASGARADRPELLRMIGDLQPGEVVIAEKIDRISRLPLPEAERLVASIQAKGARLAVPGVVDLSDLAAEAQGVAKIVLEAVQIMLFRLALQMARDDYEDRRERQRQGIELARQAGRYKGRRADPKRRAQVVALRKSGYSINKTAELAGYSAAQVKRIWAEVSQAEAKQHGAFVEDALTEADALAAVGQDERQEERA; this comes from the coding sequence ATGCGCAGGACGAAGCCAGTAGCCGCGCCGATGGTGGCGCGGGTCTATCTGCGCGTCAGCACCGACGCGCAGGACTTGGAACGCCAAGAGGCGATCACTACGGCCGCGAAGGCCGCCGGCTACTACGTCGCCGGCATCTACCGTGAGAAGGCATCCGGCGCACGCGCCGACCGGCCTGAGCTGCTGCGCATGATCGGCGACCTACAGCCCGGCGAGGTGGTCATTGCCGAGAAGATCGACCGCATCAGCCGCCTACCTTTGCCCGAGGCCGAGCGCCTGGTGGCCTCGATACAGGCCAAAGGCGCACGCCTGGCCGTCCCTGGCGTGGTCGATCTATCCGACCTGGCGGCCGAGGCCCAGGGCGTCGCCAAGATCGTGCTGGAAGCCGTGCAGATCATGCTTTTTCGCCTGGCCTTGCAGATGGCCCGCGACGACTACGAGGACAGGCGCGAACGCCAGCGCCAAGGCATTGAGTTGGCCCGCCAGGCCGGGCGGTACAAGGGCCGCCGTGCTGATCCGAAGCGCCGCGCCCAAGTTGTCGCGCTGCGCAAGTCCGGCTACAGCATCAACAAGACCGCCGAGCTGGCCGGGTACAGTGCGGCCCAGGTGAAACGGATATGGGCCGAGGTCAGCCAGGCCGAAGCGAAGCAGCACGGCGCGTTCGTGGAGGACGCATTGACGGAAGCCGATGCCCTGGCCGCTGTCGGCCAGGATGAGCGCCAGGAGGAAAGGGCATGA
- the merT gene encoding mercuric ion transporter MerT yields MSEPQNGRGALFTGGLAAILASACCLGPLVLIALGFSGAWIGNLTVLEPYRPIFIGVALVALFFAWRRIYRPSAACKPGEVCAIPQVRATYKLIFWGVAVLVLVALGFPYVVPFFY; encoded by the coding sequence ATGTCTGAACCTCAAAACGGGCGCGGCGCGCTCTTCACTGGCGGGCTGGCCGCCATCCTCGCCTCGGCTTGCTGCCTCGGGCCGCTGGTTCTGATCGCCTTGGGGTTCAGCGGCGCTTGGATCGGCAACTTGACGGTGTTGGAACCCTATCGCCCCATCTTTATCGGCGTGGCGCTGGTGGCGTTGTTCTTCGCCTGGCGGCGCATCTACCGGCCGTCAGCCGCCTGCAAACCGGGTGAGGTTTGCGCGATTCCCCAAGTGCGAGCTACTTACAAGCTCATTTTCTGGGGCGTGGCCGTGCTGGTTTTGGTCGCGCTCGGATTTCCCTACGTCGTGCCATTTTTCTATTGA
- the merR gene encoding Hg(II)-responsive transcriptional regulator, translating into MENNLENLTIGVFARTAGVNVETIRFYQRKGLLPEPDKPYGSIRRYGETDVTRVRFVKSAQRLGFSLDEIAELLRLEDGTHCEEASSLAEHKLKDVRERMADLARMEAVLSDLVCACHARKGNVSCPLIASLQGKKEPRSADAV; encoded by the coding sequence ATGGAAAACAATTTGGAGAACCTGACCATTGGCGTTTTCGCCAGGACGGCCGGGGTCAATGTGGAGACCATCCGGTTCTATCAGCGCAAGGGCTTGCTCCCGGAACCGGACAAGCCTTACGGCAGCATTCGCCGCTATGGCGAGACGGATGTAACGCGGGTGCGCTTCGTGAAATCAGCCCAGCGGTTGGGTTTCAGCCTGGATGAGATCGCCGAGCTGCTGCGGCTGGAGGATGGCACCCATTGCGAGGAAGCCAGCAGCCTGGCCGAGCACAAGCTCAAGGACGTGCGCGAGAGGATGGCTGACCTGGCGCGCATGGAGGCCGTGCTGTCTGATTTGGTGTGCGCCTGCCATGCGCGGAAGGGGAACGTTTCCTGCCCGCTGATTGCGTCACTGCAAGGGAAGAAAGAACCGCGCAGTGCGGACGCGGTGTAG
- the merP gene encoding mercury resistance system periplasmic binding protein MerP, producing the protein MKKLLSALALAAVVAPVWAATQTVTLSVPGMTCSACPITVKKAISKVDGVSKVDVTFETREAVVTFDDAKTSVQKLTKATEDAGYPSSVKN; encoded by the coding sequence ATGAAAAAGCTGCTTTCCGCCCTTGCCCTCGCTGCCGTTGTTGCCCCCGTGTGGGCCGCCACCCAGACCGTTACGTTGTCCGTACCGGGCATGACCTGCTCGGCCTGTCCGATCACTGTCAAGAAGGCGATTTCCAAGGTCGATGGCGTCAGTAAAGTTGACGTGACCTTCGAGACGCGCGAAGCGGTGGTCACCTTCGATGATGCCAAGACCAGCGTGCAGAAACTGACCAAGGCTACCGAGGATGCGGGCTACCCATCATCAGTCAAGAACTGA
- a CDS encoding TniQ family protein, with protein sequence MKSAPRWPLHPAPKEGEALSSWLNRVAACYQMDVHELLAHDLGHSQLDDLDTAPSLSLLTALCQRSGVELERLRSMSLAGWVPWLLDSLDDSVPAALETYTFQCAVLLPKRTRKVRSITRWRAWLPSQTIRRACPQCLNDPTNQAVLLVWQLPLMLSCPQHGCWLESYWGMPGRYLQWEIADAAPRPADDAIACMDRRTWQALTTGFVELPRRRVHAGLWFRLLRTLLDELNTPLSHCGSCSASIRHVWERCGHPLRAGQSLWRPYEILAPAVQWQMLEAAATAITLIESKALIPRGEQAALFQTEPYTGFTNGLPAKVPKPEPINHWQRAAQAIDEAIIEARHNPETARLLFTLASYGRRDPESLERLRATFTKEGIPPEFLSHYEPEWPFAGLRLNDGLSDSF encoded by the coding sequence GTGAAGTCCGCGCCGCGCTGGCCGCTGCATCCGGCACCCAAGGAAGGCGAAGCCCTGTCCTCATGGCTCAACCGGGTCGCCGCCTGCTACCAGATGGACGTGCACGAGCTGCTGGCCCACGATCTTGGTCACAGCCAACTTGATGACCTGGATACCGCACCATCCTTGTCGTTGCTGACGGCGCTCTGCCAGCGCAGTGGCGTCGAGCTGGAGCGGTTGCGCAGCATGAGTCTTGCAGGCTGGGTGCCGTGGCTGCTCGACAGTCTCGACGATTCGGTACCAGCAGCCTTGGAAACCTATACATTCCAATGCGCGGTGCTCCTGCCCAAGCGCACCCGCAAGGTGCGGTCCATCACTCGCTGGCGTGCCTGGCTACCGAGCCAGACGATTCGCCGGGCGTGTCCGCAGTGTCTGAACGATCCAACGAATCAAGCTGTGCTACTCGTCTGGCAGCTCCCCTTGATGCTGAGCTGCCCGCAGCATGGCTGCTGGCTGGAGTCCTACTGGGGCATGCCCGGCCGGTATCTTCAGTGGGAAATCGCCGATGCTGCGCCGCGCCCTGCCGATGACGCAATCGCCTGCATGGACCGGCGCACCTGGCAGGCGCTGACGACGGGTTTTGTGGAGCTGCCGCGTCGGCGTGTCCACGCCGGCTTGTGGTTCCGGCTGCTGCGCACCCTGCTTGATGAGCTGAACACGCCGCTCTCGCACTGCGGCAGTTGCTCGGCGAGCATCCGCCATGTCTGGGAGCGCTGCGGCCATCCGCTGCGCGCCGGGCAGAGTCTGTGGCGTCCCTACGAGATTCTGGCCCCGGCGGTGCAGTGGCAGATGCTGGAGGCGGCGGCCACCGCCATCACGCTGATCGAGTCAAAGGCGCTGATCCCGCGCGGGGAACAGGCCGCGCTGTTTCAGACGGAGCCGTACACTGGTTTCACCAACGGCCTGCCGGCGAAGGTGCCGAAGCCGGAACCCATCAACCACTGGCAACGAGCAGCCCAGGCCATCGATGAGGCCATCATTGAAGCGCGACACAACCCGGAGACGGCCCGCTTGCTGTTCACACTGGCGTCCTACGGGCGACGCGACCCCGAATCCCTGGAACGTTTGCGCGCCACGTTCACCAAGGAGGGCATCCCGCCGGAGTTTTTGTCACATTACGAGCCTGAATGGCCGTTTGCAGGTCTTAGACTAAATGACGGGTTAAGTGACAGTTTTTGA
- the merE gene encoding broad-spectrum mercury transporter MerE — MNSPERLPSETHKPITGYLWGALAVLTCPCHLPILAIVLAGTTAGAFIGEYWGIAALTLTGLFVLSVTRLLRAFKDRS; from the coding sequence ATGAACAGCCCCGAGCGCTTGCCGTCCGAGACGCACAAACCGATCACCGGCTACCTGTGGGGCGCGCTGGCCGTGCTCACCTGTCCCTGCCATTTGCCGATTCTCGCCATTGTGCTGGCCGGCACGACGGCCGGCGCGTTCATCGGAGAGTACTGGGGTATCGCAGCCCTCACGCTGACCGGTTTGTTCGTCCTGTCTGTGACACGACTGCTGCGGGCCTTCAAAGATCGATCATGA
- a CDS encoding TniB family NTP-binding protein has product MDEYPVIDLSHLLPAAQGLARLPADERIQRIRADRWIGYPRAVEALNRLETLYAWPNKQRMPNLLLVGPTNNGKSMIVEKFRRAHPVGTDADQEHIPVLVVQMPSEPSVIRFYVALLAAMGAPLRPRPRLPEMEQLALALLRKVGVRMLVIDELHNVLAGNSVNRREFLNLLRFLGNELRIPLVGVGTREAYLAIRSDDQLENRFEPMLLPPWEANEDCCSLLASFAASLPLRRPSPIATLDMARYLLTRSEGTIGELAHLLVAAAVAAVESGEEAINHRTLSMADYIGPSERRRQFERELM; this is encoded by the coding sequence GTGGACGAATATCCCGTCATTGACCTGTCCCACCTGCTGCCAGCGGCACAGGGTTTGGCCAGGCTGCCGGCAGACGAGCGCATCCAGCGCATTCGCGCCGACCGCTGGATCGGCTACCCGCGCGCGGTCGAGGCGCTGAACCGGCTGGAAACTCTGTATGCGTGGCCGAACAAGCAACGCATGCCAAACCTGCTGCTGGTCGGCCCCACCAACAACGGCAAGTCGATGATCGTCGAGAAATTCCGGCGGGCGCACCCGGTCGGCACCGACGCTGACCAAGAACATATCCCGGTGCTGGTCGTGCAGATGCCGTCAGAGCCATCGGTGATCCGCTTCTATGTCGCGCTGCTGGCTGCGATGGGCGCGCCGCTGCGCCCGCGCCCACGGCTGCCGGAAATGGAGCAACTGGCGCTGGCCCTGCTGCGCAAGGTCGGCGTGCGCATGCTGGTGATCGACGAACTGCACAATGTACTGGCTGGCAACAGCGTTAACCGGCGCGAGTTCCTCAACCTGCTGCGCTTCCTCGGCAACGAGCTGCGTATCCCCCTGGTCGGGGTCGGCACGCGCGAGGCGTACCTGGCCATCCGTTCGGACGATCAGTTGGAAAACCGCTTCGAGCCGATGCTGCTGCCGCCGTGGGAGGCCAATGAGGACTGCTGCTCGCTGCTGGCCAGCTTCGCGGCGTCACTCCCGCTACGGCGGCCATCCCCGATTGCCACGCTGGACATGGCCCGCTACCTGCTCACCCGGAGCGAAGGCACCATCGGCGAGCTTGCACATCTGCTGGTGGCGGCGGCCGTCGCCGCCGTGGAGAGTGGCGAGGAAGCGATCAACCACCGCACGCTCAGCATGGCCGACTACATCGGCCCCAGTGAGCGGCGGCGACAGTTCGAGCGGGAACTGATGTGA